TGTCTGCCTGTACAGTGACAATAAAGTGTCTCTATGATTCTCCCAGACAGGTATTTATTTTCTCATTCATGAAATATGGACATTGCTGATATGGCCAGCATATATCGCCCACTCCTTATTGCCTGCCACGCCATTTCAGAGATCCTTTAAGTGTTCACCGTATTGGTGGATTTGGAGTCACATGCAGGTCAACCAGGTAAGGACATTAGATTTCCTTCCAACCAGAAAGTTGGTGAACCAAGTGGAATTTTAAGTCAATCAGTACAtcttattccagatttatttaatacaGGTGGTTCTGCTGAAATGCATGTTTCCACAACGCAAATTGGATATAGCTCGATCGATGAATTAGTGACAGTTCTTTAAAATTATTCAGGCATATTTGGTTATAACTATTTCGATTTGGAACTAGAGAAATATTTAAGTTATTTTAGAAAAATTGACACACAGAAAAAAAGTTGTCTTGGAAAAaagtttccatgtaacctcccaaAGGTAATCAGCTTTAAAAAACAGTTTTAGCTTCACTTTGGGGAAACCATAGAAATTAGCAAGCAATTGTTTCATTTGACATTTGTGCAAtattactctattaaacaatataGCATACAGCCTTTAGTAATTTTAGCTTGCAGTGATAAAAAATAAACCGTTATtaaaaaagtttatttttgaaattcatGTGGAGCAAAAATAACATTGTTACTGAGAGCTTGAAACTCgcatgctcctaattcccttatcCTCATTGAATTCAATGTTTTTATATCGCAATTTTCTATAACGCGAGATTTCTTAGCTTCTTATAGTCAAACTACCTGTGATTTGAATTTAATCCCCCAGCTGCGGGAATTGAACATATTTCTCTGCATCTCTATTCCAAGCTAACTCAGAAactgagccatgatcatactgtacTCTATAAATCTTGCCAACTCGTATTTTATTAATGTTATTTATGTTATTAATATGATGAATTAAgaagtgcatttaaaaaaaaaattgcttcaAAATAATGACGATGTGGATTCAGCCAAGTATAAATCAGCAGTGTTCTCTTGGCTCGCGAGACTTCTATTTTCTCCATATCGTAGTTCAGCCCTCACAGTTCAGATTTGTTTTGTTTGTAGTTGTTATTCCCCATTTAATGGTTTGGCCTTGAAGTGTGGAAAGTGTTATTACAGTTACTATattgtggcagcacagtggcacagcagtagagttgctgccttacagtgccagagacccaggtttgaacctgactatgggtgctgcctgtactgagttcatacgttctccctgcggccacgtgggtttttcatgggtgctccagtttcctcccgcactccaaagacgtagagatttgtaagttaaatagcttctgtaaattgtccctagtgtgcaggatagaactagtgtatgggggatcactgatcggtgcgaactcagtgggccgaaaggctcgtctccacactgtatctttaaagtctaaagtaaagtgttGCCATTGCTATTAATAAGCCAATAAGGACATATATTCAAAAAATCCTTGGATTTTCTCAATTTGGATAGATTGTCTACTGTCTcagacagggccggatttacgtataagcttcacaagcttaagcttagggcctcgagatctaggggggcctcggcagggccggatttacctataggctgaagcctagggcctcaaaacctagggggcctccggccaaggtgtttttttcccccagagtaaagCAAATCCCGAGGAAAAAAAATTTGGAGCGCTATCTAACTTTGACGGAacttacccgaaattctggttccgctGGAAGTTTTGGGAAAAAAATTGCGGCCCTccgcgtctgcgcagttgggggaagccagtgacgcagtagcgacgcaaaatgacgctgtctctccaaccactcattactcttgactcaactaaaattatttctgaaatattggccataaatttggtgcacaaatgctccaaaataaggatcagaatgcaccagagagcatctaaaaccccagagcttccagggcccttaagcgggccccggACCCCGGCtgcaagggtctttgagcttcgcgcttgtgatatgcgctgcatGGAATTATTTCACATAatatttttgtaatcctgccatgaaacccccctttttgaaaagcttcgtacaggcctggtgtataatatttttgacactgtcataggcctttcttacatatgctgtcacaacgcactgtagtctctaaacaacacttcagtaattttccttgccctccatttcagaataatagtgttttaagccaataacttgacactagcactggcaataaataaaaagtgcagctttacagcccttatctcattggccacgctcggctgcacatcgttgtcaacctggtggactcttccatcttcctctcgttgtgggggtgggggattggcaggggcctcacaagtggaataacctagggcctctcttcatctaaatccggccctggtctcAGACAAACCTGAGACTGAACTTGGAATGTGAAAGGTACACTGGCAATGGCATCGCACCATTGTACGATGAAAGGTACTTAAAGTACTTAAAGTGATCTTCATTCTTTTTATAGTAACTTGCTCATGTTCTTTCTGTTTCTTTCCAGGTTTGGAAACATGGCTCCAAATTCTGAAGTCCTTCGGTTTAAGTTTACAAGCTATGGAGATTCCATGTTACAAAAAATGAATTTGCTGAGGCAGCAAAAACGATTCTGTGATGTTACGATTCGAATCAACAACGTGGCATTTCTGGGGCATAAAATAGTTTTTGCTGCATGCTCTCCCTTTTTGAGGGATCAATTTTTGCTGAATGATTCAAAGGATGTCAGAATTTCACTTCTCCAGAGTTCTGAGGTTGGAGAACAGATACTTTTATCCTGCTACACTGGTATCCTAGAATTCCCTGTGAAGGAATTGGTAAATTATTTAACTGCTGCAAGCTATCTACAAATGGGTCACATTGTGGAGAAATGCACACAAGCTCTTTCTAAATACATTGAGCCAAAGTTGTTGTCTGATGACCAAGGGCACCAAGTAGGGGAAAGCAGCACTTCAAATGCATTTCCTGAAAGTTCAGAAAGGCTACAAGAAAGTCCACTCTCTGATTCTGGAAAGAACAAAATGGAAGATCTCACACAGACTCAAGATATTTCTGACTGTGAAACGGACTCTGAAGACAGCAACATTCGTATTGTCAAGGTGGAATCTCTGACTAGTGATATTCAAGAGAGTGAGAACGGCGACAGTTTGAGCCATCTCTCCAATAACTACAGTAATAGTGTGGAAAGAGTTGTCGCACATTCTCCCGATTCGCAGCACTCCCTCGTTAATTCATCGGTTGATTCCAGAAGCAACAGGGTGTTAGACAGCTGTTTACAGAACTTTGTAGCTGATCCGCCCAGATTGTCGGAAGTGGTGAATGGCACAAGTTTTATGCTGGCAGCTAATGAGTTTGAGCTGCAAGGTCTGAGCAGTTTTCCAAATGAGGAAATGGCGGCGGCGGGTGGGTTTTTATTCCGACGCAACAGGGGCACAAAACTGTTTGCAAACAAAACCATGTACACCAATCATATTAAAATGCAGGACAAATGGCTTCAGAAGCCCCATCATTGCAGTAAATGTGGTAAAGTTTTTCAGCACCTCGAAAACTTCATCAGCCATCTGAAAACTCACAAACTTTTCCTGTGTCTGCGCTGTGGTAAAATCTTCACGCAGAAGAGTAATCTGACGCGGCACATCCGAGTACACACGGGAATCAAGCCCTACCAATGCACGATCTGTGGGAAGACATTCACACAGAAATGTTCTCTGCAGGACCACCTGAATCTCCATAGCGGTGACAGACCGCACAAGTGCAACTACTGTGAAGTGGGCTTTGCACATAAGCCCGCTCTCAGGCGCCACCTCAAAGAACAGCACGGGAAGAAATGTGTAGATAATGTCACTGAAGGAAGCATACAAGAAATTACTCTAGAAGTAGATACTATTGAATGACTGTGGTAATTTACTGGATGTAACATCTTCTAAGAAGGTCAACAAAACCTCTGTGCAAGCGGTAAACAATTGAGGGAAGTTGGTAAAGATTTTCCACCAAATGGATTAGAAAATATGCAGAACACTGCACTTGGATGAAATGTTCCGTAGATTTTAATCAGATGAAATAGAGCCCACTGTAACAGTTGTTTTATTAGGAATGGGTATAATTTGAAAAGTGCAATTCAGTACTTTTAAATGAACAATGCATTTTAATGGGCCACATAGTTTTTAATGGATGAATAGGTGACATAGCCTTGTGTTTGTTTCGTTCTCTTTCCTGTAGGGCTATATAATAAGGCACAACAACCCTCTATAATTGTAGGTAACTGAAAGCATCTGGTTAGTTATCTAATTTTCCAGGAACTTGTGAAACCTTGCCTTATGACTTTGTCAAACATAGgaacaggaggaagccattcagaGCCTCCAGTCTTTTCCGTCACGCGACTAATTTCTGCTTAATTCTCCTTACTGGGCCTTGTTCCACATTCCTTAGTCAgcaaaaatctattgatctccAACGTGAAAATTTCATTTGAGCCAGCATTCACTGCCTTTCCAGGGGAAGATAGTACTAGATTTTTCACTACATTTTATCCTGATTTCTGTCCTAAATGTAAAAGTGATATCTACATTGCACTGGAGGAAGCAGTTCTGTGTGTCTCTCTTGTTTAATCCCTTACTATTTTAAAGCATCTTACATAGATCATTCCTTTTTTAATCCTTCTTTTACTAATAATATTCTAAAGAATGATTTCAAACATTTGGGCAATCTTTTTTCAGTCCTGTCTTCCTCTGTTGTCTCTAGATTTGTACCAGTAATATATGCTAGTTTGGGAAATTAGGGCTATTTGTTGATATGCTGTGCGTTTCAAACTGAAGGACACTTCATAGTTTCTTCAAGAATAGTGATTTCATACTCTGTGTATTTTCACCAAATTTTTAGAACTTGTAATTCTTCCAGAAATTATCATGGACATATCCATCTACCACGGTGTTGGAGAAATCATGGGAGTGTTTGCTATCTCAGAATTGTTATCATGGGAGTTGCTGTATATGAAGGTTTTGTGTTTAAAATTGAAGTGTCTGTTTTGAAACCACAGGACTTGTCAATCCTTGAACATTTTGACAAATGGTCTGTACAAAATTCTACTGATGTTATCCAGTGAGATACACGAGTATTGATTTGAAGCTTGGAATAATGTTGGCTTGGACTATTTTACAAAATGCCTCTTCACTCCACTCCCTCTCTGCAAAAAAGAATCAACTGTGTGATACCTACTGACAAGCATTTATGTTTCTCGAATTGACACTAAAGTTGTGAATTTAACCTCTGTGCACAAACCACTGATGTTCCATATCCAGAACTAATTTATAACTAGCGTCTTTTTAGCAGCGAGGGAGCATTCACCTCATCAGATGTTTTCTTGTGTTGTACCTTTGGCATTTAGGATCTTGCAAACCCTTTTCACTGTCCTGCTAATAGTGAAAGTGTGCTCTAGAGAAACATTGAACTAAATCTGTGGAGGAACGTTTCATTTAATTGATCCTGAGTGCTTTTTGGCTCGTGAAATGGTGAAGCAGTGTGGTCACTGTAGCAAGGCAAGTTATGTAGCATCCATTTTGTGCATGAGTCCCACAaacaggaatgggataattgtttttaaatgttgtggaCTGAGGGAGTAAATATTAATCAATAAACCAGTCAATTTCCCATGCCCACTTTTTAACGAAGCAAGAGATCATTTGAATTTTCTCCGAGATTAATTAGGGTCTTTGTTTAATATCTCATCCAAACTGGAATCTCCAACAGTGCGGCACTCCTCTGGAACTATACTGCGCATGTGTCTCAGGACTGAGAATTCTGATTGAAATGAAATGGTACCACCACACCACTCACTGCCTCTGCTTCCTCAGCAACTCTCCATTAGTACTTTTACTATAAGTACATGCGTTTCCTATAATTATAGCGCCCTGGCCCCTTGAAAGTAAAGAATGAAAGGAACAAATCCAATCCTCTGATGCTTATGAACCACCAAGAAGGATACACCAGAACTAATCTTTCTACTGAACGTTGCTGTTCAATATAATTTAATAACAAGGTGTGGATAGCGTTTCCTGCTGCACTGCTATTGCCAGTTTCGGTTAATTGCACTCATTTAAGAATGCTCTTAAAGGCACATAAATTATCTTTTTATTTTTCTAAGGACACTAACacaatttttttaaaccaaacTAATTGCTATACACGAATAAAAAGAGCAAATAGTTCAGAGGTTTTAAAATTGCGATATGGGTGACGGATTATATTTAGTCTAGTTGATTTTAAAGGCGATTTATTACATTGGAAAATGGGTTTAATGTAAATTtacatggattttttttaaagcaaattatttttttaagttgTATTCTAAACACACTTAAACACACAGTTGCATTTGttaattacttttttgcattaatTAATTAGTGTGAGCCGAATAAAATTAACACTGGCAAATATTTAAGCTCAGTTCACCTGTGATTGATCGTAGCCGAAAAAGAAATTTCAGAGCGAGATAAATAATTGTTTTGATTAATGGAATTACTACCTTCCATAATTCTGTCTTTCTAACAGATCATCATATTATCCTGGAGTATTTCCCCCCAATAGGCCCTTCAATGTTTATCAAGCTGAGATAGATATGTAAGCAACTTCTTCCTCACTTTTTGCTATTTTCCAAGCCAAAAAGCATCCAAGCACTTTGTCCTCATGAGGCTTTCCAGCCCAACTTTTGAAGCTTCAATAGCTAAATCTAGCTGATCCTTTGTCTTTCCAAATCCATCCTCCCCAAAGAAGCTGACAGAGTTTAAGATAAACGTTGGAAAGCACGTGTCTCTTGCAGAGGTCGGGATGACCATTGAAGATGATTTTGGGAGGCATTAAAATAAACTTCAGGAAAAAAATGGAAGACAATTATGTCAAACAATCATGTAGAAAAGCAGGGGAAACATTTAAATGGTTCAGCAGCCATGAGGTTAAAAGTCTGTTTAATGGTAACATAGAACACTAATGTTATTCTCCAGGTGAATTACAATACTattggggttgtggggggggggggggggggggggaaacaagtaCAAATCAGGTCTTGGCAGAATACAAGAAACTCCCCAAGGGGAATAACAAGAGAAAAGCTGTGAAATGACACATCATGGATCACAAACAAAATAGCACAATAGTCTACCTGCACATAAACTAAAAAGGTTAATTAATGTTAATCAGACAATTGAGGGGGCAAGATAATGAAGAAGTGATGAAAATGTTATATAAAATgcgtagtgcaggtgtcagaggttatggggataaggcaggagaatggggttaggagggagagatagatcagccatgtttgaattgtggagtagatttgatgggctgaatggcctaattccactcttattccttatgaccttaaatctCAGCAGACCCGGCAGCATATGTGGGAATAGAAACAGTTGATTACTTTGCTTCGGTATTTACCAGAAGATCAGTCATGACAGCAGAAAATTAGATTACAATGATGCAAGTTACAGGGGGGAATGTTTAAATGAGTCATACTTGAGGATAAAGCCCCTGCAGGGTACAGTTGCATCAATGTATTTCAACAGAATCAGAAGAATTAcgtattttaattaattaaacaaaTCTAGTGCCAAAGGACTAGCTGATAGCTAATGACATGACACAGGTCAGAAGGAAGATAGTACATGACAGATATCTTAACATTGGTAGTAGAAAAAGTAATGGAATTTTACCAAAAAACTTCGAAAAAAGCACCAGAAATTAAAAGTGATGAATAGTCAAAATGAATTTATAAAGGTGAGCATTGCTTGACCAACCTCATTGATCTCTTTGAAGAAGTAATTTAGAAAGTAGGTAAAAGTGATGTAAAATATCTGGATTTCAATGAGGTCTTCAATATGATGCCACTTAATGGATTATTTAGTTAGGTCATGCCAAGTTTGGATGATTAGCAGAGGGAATAGCTTGCCAGCAAAGAGAGGAGATACAAGAAGGAGGGAAGTGGATTATCAAGGGTGAGGGGAGACACAAGGTAGTGCAGTTGCTGAAATCTTGCtgatggaactcagcgggtcaggcggccactgtggatggaaatgggcaagcaacatttcaggttgggacctgttTAGACTTCCACTGTTTAGACTTGAAGTAACATAATTTCTAAATTTGTGCTGACTCCTAACTAGTATAATAAACAACGATAAAACTAACAAGTTACACGACCAATTAATTAACAAAATCTATATTTGGCAAATTAAGTTCAACACATCAATATTTGAGAATTAGATTCTTAACTGGAGGAGTGGAGCAAGAGAATTTGGGATGCATATCATGGGAAGCTCTGACACAGGTCAGTTTGTCCACAGTTGAAATAGAGATGCTGTATTAAAATGTTACTGACCTTGATTTGGTCGCATTGGAAGTGTTAGGTAGAGTTTTGGTTGTTTTGCAGAAAGGATATAGTCGATCGGTAGAGGGTTCACAAATACTTTGTAAAAAAAATACCAGAACTAAGTGCTTGTATCCTTCGGGAAAGAATGCACACCTTGGGTCATTTCTCATGAAAGAGACAAAGAGTTTACCTTAATCATAAAAAGCTTGATAGACCAGAGAATGTGTTTTTGACTCGAGGGGAATTGCAAAATTAAAGAGGCCATCACCATATAAGTTCTCAAATTGGGAAATTCAGAGGAAACTTCATCACCTGAAAATCACTCCTGTACGAAGTAGATGACGTGAATAGTTTAGATGCCTTGAAGGGGAAGTAGAATCTATGTACAATGGAGGAGATTCTTTTTCAGATAGCAGACAGATGAAGTCAATATGAAGAAATCATTCATCAGCCTGAAGGAATTCCTCCCTCCCTCaggtccccccctccctcctccctcctcctcctcctcctccccccccccccccccccccgacttcctGATCACCATTTGTGCGTGTAACGTTTTGGAGACTCCTCTTGCAGGGATAAGGAAGGAGTATCAATTGGCCCTACAGGTACCTTTCACTTTCCATACATTAGTATTGCAATACCTTAGGCACGGAACTGAAGAAGGAAGAAAAGGTGTTAGCTGATTAAAGCCACAAACTGATCTGACAGGGTCTATTTCACCAAAAtaattgtggataatgaagattcCACTGTAATTG
The DNA window shown above is from Amblyraja radiata isolate CabotCenter1 chromosome 32, sAmbRad1.1.pri, whole genome shotgun sequence and carries:
- the LOC116990908 gene encoding zinc finger and BTB domain-containing protein 26-like gives rise to the protein MAPNSEVLRFKFTSYGDSMLQKMNLLRQQKRFCDVTIRINNVAFLGHKIVFAACSPFLRDQFLLNDSKDVRISLLQSSEVGEQILLSCYTGILEFPVKELVNYLTAASYLQMGHIVEKCTQALSKYIEPKLLSDDQGHQVGESSTSNAFPESSERLQESPLSDSGKNKMEDLTQTQDISDCETDSEDSNIRIVKVESLTSDIQESENGDSLSHLSNNYSNSVERVVAHSPDSQHSLVNSSVDSRSNRVLDSCLQNFVADPPRLSEVVNGTSFMLAANEFELQGLSSFPNEEMAAAGGFLFRRNRGTKLFANKTMYTNHIKMQDKWLQKPHHCSKCGKVFQHLENFISHLKTHKLFLCLRCGKIFTQKSNLTRHIRVHTGIKPYQCTICGKTFTQKCSLQDHLNLHSGDRPHKCNYCEVGFAHKPALRRHLKEQHGKKCVDNVTEGSIQEITLEVDTIE